The following are encoded in a window of Rhodomicrobium lacus genomic DNA:
- a CDS encoding cold-shock protein: MNTGTVKFFNVNKGYGFIQPDSGSADVFVHISAVERAGMRTITEGQKLSFEIVRDNRSGKSSAENLQAA, encoded by the coding sequence ATGAATACTGGCACAGTGAAATTTTTTAACGTGAACAAGGGCTATGGCTTCATCCAACCCGACAGCGGTTCGGCTGACGTCTTCGTTCACATCTCCGCAGTTGAGCGCGCCGGCATGCGCACGATTACCGAAGGCCAGAAGCTTTCGTTCGAAATCGTGCGTGACAATCGCTCGGGCAAAAGCTCCGCGGAAAATCTTCAGGCCGCGTAA
- a CDS encoding primosomal protein N': MAPSDLPLFDADLSEPPARAKARATVPVLLPLALDEPYTYEVPDGETLAPGDFVVVPLGPVKRIGVVWREAAARPVDPRKLKPVLARLDEVPPLPPLNLAFADWVAQYTLAPRGMVLQMMMSARLVFEAEEPRFGFRGGSGVPSRMTEARQRVMAAVTDGAVWSKKKLMDAAGVSAAVIDGLAEAGALIRAELPRARASAPKPDFAFASLTDAQLTAADALRETIADGGFSATLLDGVTGSGKTEVYFEAVAEALRHGERQVLILLPEIALTNQFLERFERRFGCRPCEWHSAVSPKERARVWRGVALGEVRVVCGARSALFLPFADLGLIVVDEEHDPSFKQDDRVTYQARDMAVVRASLGKIPIVLASATPSVESVVNVQRGRYRHAILPGRFSGNALPDVEAVDLRATPPERGAWISEPLIGAVNEALAKGEQALLFLNRRGYAPLTLCRACGHRFTCPQCTAYLVEHRLRGRLICHHCGFSLPFPKSCPSCHGEGTLAASGPGIERVTEEAQNRWPEARLAVLSSDLVPSTAALREILTRITEGDVDIVVGTQLVSKGHNFPKLSFVGVVDGDLSLATADPRAGERTFQLLHQVTGRAGRFGAPGRGLIQTHFPDHPVMRALVSGDREAFYEAEIGLREEAGYPPFGRLAALIVSGKTRYDAEGYARALAVAAPEASRIQVLGPVEAPLAIIRGLHRQRLLVKAAREADLQAYLRAWLSNADAPRGGVTLHIDVDPHSFL; this comes from the coding sequence ATGGCGCCCTCAGACCTGCCCCTTTTCGATGCGGATTTGTCCGAGCCCCCCGCTCGCGCTAAGGCGCGTGCGACGGTGCCGGTGCTGCTGCCGCTCGCGCTCGACGAGCCTTACACTTATGAAGTGCCGGACGGTGAAACGCTCGCGCCCGGCGATTTCGTGGTGGTCCCCCTCGGCCCCGTGAAGCGCATCGGCGTCGTGTGGCGCGAGGCGGCCGCTCGTCCGGTCGATCCCAGGAAGCTCAAGCCCGTGCTAGCACGCCTCGACGAGGTGCCGCCGCTGCCGCCGCTCAATCTCGCCTTCGCGGACTGGGTCGCGCAATACACGCTCGCGCCGAGGGGCATGGTGCTGCAAATGATGATGAGCGCCAGGCTCGTCTTCGAGGCGGAGGAACCGCGCTTCGGCTTTCGAGGAGGAAGCGGCGTGCCGTCGCGGATGACGGAAGCCCGCCAGCGCGTCATGGCCGCCGTGACCGATGGCGCGGTTTGGTCGAAGAAGAAGCTCATGGATGCGGCGGGCGTCAGCGCTGCGGTGATCGACGGCCTTGCGGAGGCCGGCGCGCTCATCCGCGCCGAGCTTCCACGCGCGCGCGCCTCCGCTCCGAAGCCGGATTTCGCCTTCGCCAGTCTCACGGATGCGCAGCTCACTGCGGCGGACGCGCTGCGGGAAACCATCGCGGATGGCGGCTTCTCCGCAACGCTCCTCGACGGCGTGACCGGCTCCGGCAAGACGGAGGTCTATTTCGAGGCTGTGGCGGAAGCGCTGCGGCATGGCGAGCGGCAGGTGCTCATTCTGCTGCCTGAAATCGCGCTGACGAACCAGTTCCTCGAACGCTTCGAGCGCCGCTTCGGCTGCCGACCGTGCGAGTGGCATTCCGCCGTTTCACCGAAGGAGCGCGCGCGCGTCTGGCGCGGGGTGGCGCTCGGCGAGGTGCGGGTGGTGTGCGGCGCGCGCTCTGCGCTGTTTCTGCCCTTCGCGGATCTCGGCCTCATCGTGGTGGACGAAGAGCACGACCCGTCCTTCAAGCAGGACGACCGCGTGACCTATCAGGCCCGCGACATGGCCGTGGTGCGCGCCTCGCTCGGCAAAATCCCCATCGTGCTCGCCTCGGCGACGCCGTCCGTCGAAAGCGTCGTGAATGTCCAGCGCGGCCGCTACCGGCACGCCATTCTGCCCGGCCGATTCTCGGGCAATGCCCTGCCAGATGTCGAGGCGGTGGACTTGCGCGCAACGCCGCCGGAGCGCGGCGCGTGGATCAGCGAGCCGCTCATCGGCGCGGTGAACGAGGCGCTCGCGAAGGGCGAACAGGCGCTCCTGTTCCTGAACCGACGAGGCTATGCGCCGCTGACGCTCTGCCGCGCGTGCGGCCATCGCTTCACATGCCCGCAATGCACGGCCTATCTCGTGGAGCATCGCCTGCGCGGGCGGCTGATCTGCCACCATTGCGGCTTCTCGCTGCCGTTTCCGAAGTCCTGCCCGTCCTGCCACGGCGAGGGGACGCTCGCCGCATCCGGTCCCGGCATCGAGCGCGTGACAGAGGAAGCGCAGAACCGCTGGCCCGAGGCGAGGCTCGCGGTGCTGTCGAGCGATCTCGTCCCGTCGACGGCGGCGCTGCGCGAAATCCTGACCCGCATCACGGAAGGCGACGTCGACATCGTCGTCGGCACGCAACTCGTCTCGAAGGGCCACAACTTCCCGAAGCTGTCCTTCGTCGGCGTGGTGGACGGCGATCTGAGCCTTGCCACCGCCGACCCGCGCGCAGGCGAGCGCACGTTTCAGCTCCTGCATCAGGTGACGGGCCGCGCTGGCCGCTTCGGCGCGCCGGGACGCGGGTTGATCCAGACGCATTTCCCCGACCACCCCGTGATGCGCGCGCTCGTCTCCGGCGACCGTGAGGCGTTCTATGAGGCGGAAATCGGCTTGCGCGAGGAGGCGGGCTATCCGCCGTTCGGGCGGCTCGCGGCGCTGATCGTATCCGGCAAGACGCGCTACGACGCGGAGGGCTACGCGCGCGCGCTCGCGGTTGCCGCGCCGGAGGCATCACGCATTCAGGTGCTGGGGCCCGTGGAAGCGCCGCTCGCGATCATTCGCGGCCTGCACCGCCAG